A section of the Mangifera indica cultivar Alphonso chromosome 12, CATAS_Mindica_2.1, whole genome shotgun sequence genome encodes:
- the LOC123230334 gene encoding PAP-specific phosphatase HAL2-like — MPLNSSSIVNHLPFIQTTRRLFTFQSHHVNFHTFSLLFSGQHIPGSNQYKSKPPHIVSSSKFDINYSLASSIMEEEQEKSLCLDKSLEGKYSKELDVAVRAVQMACFLCQKLQENFISKSNIQVQSKDDNSPVTLADWSVQATVSWLLSESFGSKNVSIVAEEDVHSLSNAEAAGLLEAVVKIVNNCLAEAPRFGLQGPVIPLGTSEVLEAISRCHSNGGPEGRFWALDPVDGTLGFVRGDQYAVALALIENGEPVLGVLGCPNYPMRKEWLSYHHRYHRIISKLTPPTSESWDKGCVMYAKKGSGEAWIQPLIQGNKKLVWPNSARPVKVSSIENPALATFCEPVEKSNSSHSFTAGLAHSVGLRKQPLRVYSMVKYAAIARGDAEVFMKFAKSGYKEKIWDHAAGVVIIEEAGGVVTDAGGRQLDFSRGIYIERLDRGIIACAGAKLHEKIIRAVDASWGSSSL; from the exons ATGCCTTTAAATTCTTCAAGCATTGTAAACCATTTGCCATTTATCCAAACAACAAGACGGCTGTTTACTTTCCAGTCGCACCATGTAAATTTTCACACGTTTTCTTTGTTATTCAGTGGCCAACACATCCCAGGAAGCAACCAGTACAAAAGCAAACCACCCCACATCGTTTCTTCGTCCAAGTTTGATATTAACTATAGTCTTGCTTCTTCAATAATGGAGGAGGAGCAGGAGAAAAGTCTCTGTCTTGATAAGTCTTTAGAGGGTAAATACTCTAAAGAATTGGATGTTGCTGTAAGAGCTGTGCAAATGGCTTGTTTTCTTTGTCAAAAACTGCaggaaaattttatctctaagaGTAATATTCAGGTCCAATCTAAGGATGATAATTCTCCTGTCACTCTTGCTG ATTGGAGTGTTCAAGCAACTGTTAGCTGGCTACTTTCTGAGTCATTTGGGAGTAAAAATGTGTCGATCGTTGCTGAAGAAGATGTCCATAGTCTTTCCAATGCTGAGGCAGCTGGCCTATTGGAAGCAGTAGTGAAAATCGTAAATAACTGTCTAGCTGAAGCACCACGATTTGGGCTCCAAGGTCCAGTGATTCCCCTTGGGACCTCGGAGGTTCTTGAAGCGATCAGTCGATGCCACTCAAATGGAGGCCCTGAAGGAAGATTTTGGGCACTTGATCCGGTTGATGGAACATTGGGGTTTGTACGGGGAGATCAATATGCTGTTGCTTTAGCATTGATAGAAAATGGTGAACCTGTCCTTGGAGTTCTTGGGTGCCCTAACTACCCAATGAGAAAAGAATGGCTGAGTTATCATCATCGCTATCACAGAATCATATCGAAATTGACCCCACCTACATCTGAATCTTGGGACAAAGGTTGTGTGATGTATGCGAAAAAAGGTAGTGGAGAGGCCTGGATTCAGCCTTTGATCCAAGGAAATAAGAAGCTGGTGTGGCCAAACTCTGCAAGGCCAGTTAAAGTTTCCTCCATTGAGAATCCGGCATTGGCAACTTTCTGTGAACCAGTTGAGAAGTCAAATTCAAGCCACTCCTTCACAGCAGGACTAGCTCACAGTGTTGGCCTTAG GAAGCAACCATTACGTGTATACAGCATGGTGAAGTATGCAGCGATAGCTCGCGGGGATGCCGAAGTATTTATGAAGTTTGCTAAGTCTGGATATAAGGAGAAGATATGGGATCATGCAGCCGGTGTTGTTATCATCGAAGAAGCTGGAGGTGTGGTGACTGATGCCGGAGGACGTCAACTGGACTTCTCTAGGGGCATATACATAGAAAGGCTTGATCGAGGTATAATCGCATGCGCTGGAGCCAAACTTCATGAAAAAATCATCAGGGCTGTTGATGCTAGTTGGGGTTCCTCTAGTCTATAA
- the LOC123230336 gene encoding secretory carrier-associated membrane protein 3-like isoform X1, with amino-acid sequence MAGRYDSNPFAEEEVNPFSDPAVRGKASGQSKFGGGANYTTNPGSVPPAVNSRLAPLPPEPAGFNYDRDAPIDIPLDSAIDLKKKAKELQAKEAELKRREEEVRRKEEALARAGIALEVKNWPPFFPIIHHDIASEIPIHLQRLQYLAFATFLGLVLCLFWNIIAVTTAWIKGEAVGAKIWLLAIIYFIAGVPGAYVLWYRPLYRAFRTESAMKYGWFFLFYLLHIGFCIVAAVAPPIFFKGKSLTGILPAMDVLSRHALAGIFYLVGFGLFVVETLVSIGVLQQVYMYFRGSGKEAEMKREAARGAMRAALS; translated from the exons ATGGCCGGCCGTTACGATAGCAATCCGTTCGCTGAAGAAGAAGTGAATCCTTTCTCT GACCCTGCTGTTAGGGGGAAAGCATCAGGCCAGTCAAAGTTTGGCGGAGGTGCAAATTATACAACT AATCCTGGAAGTGTTCCACCAGCAGTAAATTCAAGGCTTGCACCTCTTCCTCCTGAACCGGCTGGTTTTAATTATGATCGAGATGCACCAATTGACATTCCTCTTGATTCAGCCATA gacttgaaaaagaaagcaaaggaacTTCAAGCTAAAGAGGCTGAATTGAAAAGACGGGAGGAG GAGGTAAGACGGAAAGAAGAAGCGTTAGCACGag CTGGAATTGCACTTGAGGTGAAAAATTGGCCACCATTTTTCCCAATTATTCATCATGATATTGCAAGCGAAATACCAATACATCTACAAAGATTGCAGTATCTTGCATTTGCAACTTTTTTAG GATTGGTTCTGTGTCTTTTCTGGAATATCATAGCTGTTACTACAGCATGGATCAAAGGCGAAG CTGTAGGGGCAAAGATATGGTTACTTGCCATTATTTACTTCATAGCTGGGGTTCCAGGAGCCTATGTGCTGTGGTATCGTCCTCTGTATCGTGCTTTCAG GACTGAAAGTGCTATGAAGTATGGATGGTTTTTCCTGTTTTATTTG CTCCACATCGGCTTTTGCATAGTTGCTGCAGTTGCTCCCCCGATATTTTTCAAAGGAAAATCTCTTAC GGGTATTTTGCCTGCCATGGATGTTCTAAGCAGGCATGCTCTGGCTGGG ATATTCTACCTTGTTGGATTTGGATTATTTGTCGTTGAAACACTGGTCAGCATTGGGGTTCTACAG CAAGTGTACATGTACTTCCGAGGAAGCGGTAAAGAAGCTGAGATGAAGCGTGAAGCTGCACGAGGAGCAATGAGGGCTGCTCTATCATAA
- the LOC123230337 gene encoding cold shock protein 2-like: MNSKTSFLLAILLITSLCMSTRPGSSYQFSAQTKPTTSVNNNNNRGGGLGGILGPGSGFRIPGFRPGIIGGGYGGGYGGPNGGHSKNGVIRPSMVCKEKGPCYMKKLTCPSKCFTSYSRSGKGYGGGGGGGGCTMDCKKKCIAYC, translated from the coding sequence ATGAACTCTAAAACTAGCTTTCTCTTAGCTATTTTGCTCATCACTTCACTTTGCATGTCAACCCGACCCGGATCATCATACCAGTTTTCAGCTCAAACTAAGCCCACCACCAGCGTGAACAACAATAACAATCGAGGTGGTGGGCTAGGTGGGATACTGGGGCCCGGATCCGGGTTTAGGATACCTGGTTTTAGACCTGGGATAATAGGTGGCGGTTATGGCGGTGGGTATGGAGGTCCGAATGGAGGTCACTCAAAGAATGGTGTTATTAGGCCAAGTATGGTGTGTAAAGAGAAGGGTCCATGTTACATGAAGAAGCTGACGTGTCCATCAAAGTGTTTTACATCGTATAGCAGGTCAGGGAAGGGGTACGGCGGCGGAGGAGGCGGTGGTGGATGCACCATGGATTGTAAGAAGAAATGTATTGCTTATTGCTAA
- the LOC123230335 gene encoding uncharacterized protein LOC123230335 isoform X2, whose product MKFGVKMKQVQFMGIICTVMLFIVYRTTYYQYKQTEMESKLNPFDTVKEFRFSSKRLKGLPHGMVQARSDLELKPLWSTSSARSKLHVSRNRNLLAIPVGIKLRDNVDAIVQKFLPENFTIILFHYDGNVDGWWDLDWSNNTIHIVAQNQTKWWFAKRFLHPDVVSFYDYIFLWDEDLGVENFDPGRYLEIVRSEGFEISQPALDPNSTDIHHKFTIRSRAKKFHRRVYDFKGSVKCTNVSEGPPCTGFVEGMAPVFSRSAWYCAWHLIQNDLVHGWGMDMKLGYCAQGDRTKNVGVIDSEYVVHQGIQTLGGGPPFKKAMKPEELAKKIRAAPVDLRAEIRRQSTWELQTFKNRWKKAIKEDKAWVDPFRRSSRLRKESRQDQ is encoded by the exons ATGAAATTTGGAGTCAAGATGAAGCAAGTGCAATTTATGGGAATTATTTGTACAGTAATGTTGTTCATTGTATATAGGACCACCTATTATCAGTATAAACAAACAGAG ATGGAATCGAAATTGAATCCTTTTGACACGGTAAAG GAGTTTAGATTCTCTTCCAAGAGGTTAAAAGGTTTGCCCCATGGTATGGTACAAGCTAGATCAGATTTGGAGTTAAAGCCTCTATGGTCAACAAGTAGTGCACGGTCAAAG CTTCATGTTTCTAGAAACCGTAACTTACTGGCAATTCCAGTTGGTATCAAGCTGAGGGACAATGTCGATGCCATTGTGCAAAAG TTTCTTCCGGAGAATTTTACCATTATTCTATTCCATTATGATGGCAATGTGGATGGATGGTGGGATCTTGACTGGAGTAACAACACTATACACATAGTTGctcaaaaccaaacaaaatg GTGGTTTGCGAAACGCTTTTTGCATCCAGATGTTGTGTCGTTTTATGACTACATATTTCTGTGGGATGAAGATTTGGGGGTGGAGAATTTTGATCCCGGAAG aTACCTAGAAATTGTGAGATCAGAAGGTTTCGAGATATCCCAGCCAGCTTTGGATCCAAATTCAACAGATATACATCATAAATTTACTATTCGTTCAAGAGCAAAGAAGTTTCATAG AAGAGTCTATGACTTTAAAGGCAGTGTGAAGTGCACCAATGTTAGTGAGGGGCCACCTTGCACTGG ATTTGTGGAAGGTATGGCTCCAGTCTTTTCAAGATCTGCTTGGTATTGTGCTTGGCATCTTATACAG AACGATCTTGTCCACGGATGGGGAATGGATATGAAACTTGGGTATTGTGCACAG GGTGATCGCACAAAAAATGTTGGAGTTATTGATAGTGAGTATGTTGTTCATCAGGGCATACAAACTCTGGGTGGAGGGCCACCttttaaaaag GCTATGAAACCTGAAGAGTTAGCTAAG AAAATTCGTGCTGCACCTGTTGATCTACGAGCTGAG ATTAGAAGACAATCGACGTGGGAGCTTCAAACGTTTAAAAATCGGTGGAAAAAAGCCATCAAAGAGGACAAAGCCTGGGTAGATCCGTTTAGACGAAGCAGTAGACTAAGAAAAGAAAGTCGCCAAGATCAATGA
- the LOC123230335 gene encoding uncharacterized protein LOC123230335 isoform X3: MVQARSDLELKPLWSTSSARSKLHVSRNRNLLAIPVGIKLRDNVDAIVQKFLPENFTIILFHYDGNVDGWWDLDWSNNTIHIVAQNQTKWWFAKRFLHPDVVSFYDYIFLWDEDLGVENFDPGRYLEIVRSEGFEISQPALDPNSTDIHHKFTIRSRAKKFHRRVYDFKGSVKCTNVSEGPPCTGFVEGMAPVFSRSAWYCAWHLIQNDLVHGWGMDMKLGYCAQGDRTKNVGVIDSEYVVHQGIQTLGGGPPFKKAMKPEELAKKIRAAPVDLRAEIRRQSTWELQTFKNRWKKAIKEDKAWVDPFRRSSRLRKESRQDQ; this comes from the exons ATGGTACAAGCTAGATCAGATTTGGAGTTAAAGCCTCTATGGTCAACAAGTAGTGCACGGTCAAAG CTTCATGTTTCTAGAAACCGTAACTTACTGGCAATTCCAGTTGGTATCAAGCTGAGGGACAATGTCGATGCCATTGTGCAAAAG TTTCTTCCGGAGAATTTTACCATTATTCTATTCCATTATGATGGCAATGTGGATGGATGGTGGGATCTTGACTGGAGTAACAACACTATACACATAGTTGctcaaaaccaaacaaaatg GTGGTTTGCGAAACGCTTTTTGCATCCAGATGTTGTGTCGTTTTATGACTACATATTTCTGTGGGATGAAGATTTGGGGGTGGAGAATTTTGATCCCGGAAG aTACCTAGAAATTGTGAGATCAGAAGGTTTCGAGATATCCCAGCCAGCTTTGGATCCAAATTCAACAGATATACATCATAAATTTACTATTCGTTCAAGAGCAAAGAAGTTTCATAG AAGAGTCTATGACTTTAAAGGCAGTGTGAAGTGCACCAATGTTAGTGAGGGGCCACCTTGCACTGG ATTTGTGGAAGGTATGGCTCCAGTCTTTTCAAGATCTGCTTGGTATTGTGCTTGGCATCTTATACAG AACGATCTTGTCCACGGATGGGGAATGGATATGAAACTTGGGTATTGTGCACAG GGTGATCGCACAAAAAATGTTGGAGTTATTGATAGTGAGTATGTTGTTCATCAGGGCATACAAACTCTGGGTGGAGGGCCACCttttaaaaag GCTATGAAACCTGAAGAGTTAGCTAAG AAAATTCGTGCTGCACCTGTTGATCTACGAGCTGAG ATTAGAAGACAATCGACGTGGGAGCTTCAAACGTTTAAAAATCGGTGGAAAAAAGCCATCAAAGAGGACAAAGCCTGGGTAGATCCGTTTAGACGAAGCAGTAGACTAAGAAAAGAAAGTCGCCAAGATCAATGA
- the LOC123230336 gene encoding secretory carrier-associated membrane protein 3-like isoform X2, translated as MAGRYDSNPFAEEEVNPFSDPAVRGKASGQSKFGGGANYTTNPGSVPPAVNSRLAPLPPEPAGFNYDRDAPIDIPLDSAIDLKKKAKELQAKEAELKRREEEVRRKEEALARAGIALEVKNWPPFFPIIHHDIASEIPIHLQRLQYLAFATFLGLVLCLFWNIIAVTTAWIKGEGAKIWLLAIIYFIAGVPGAYVLWYRPLYRAFRTESAMKYGWFFLFYLLHIGFCIVAAVAPPIFFKGKSLTGILPAMDVLSRHALAGIFYLVGFGLFVVETLVSIGVLQQVYMYFRGSGKEAEMKREAARGAMRAALS; from the exons ATGGCCGGCCGTTACGATAGCAATCCGTTCGCTGAAGAAGAAGTGAATCCTTTCTCT GACCCTGCTGTTAGGGGGAAAGCATCAGGCCAGTCAAAGTTTGGCGGAGGTGCAAATTATACAACT AATCCTGGAAGTGTTCCACCAGCAGTAAATTCAAGGCTTGCACCTCTTCCTCCTGAACCGGCTGGTTTTAATTATGATCGAGATGCACCAATTGACATTCCTCTTGATTCAGCCATA gacttgaaaaagaaagcaaaggaacTTCAAGCTAAAGAGGCTGAATTGAAAAGACGGGAGGAG GAGGTAAGACGGAAAGAAGAAGCGTTAGCACGag CTGGAATTGCACTTGAGGTGAAAAATTGGCCACCATTTTTCCCAATTATTCATCATGATATTGCAAGCGAAATACCAATACATCTACAAAGATTGCAGTATCTTGCATTTGCAACTTTTTTAG GATTGGTTCTGTGTCTTTTCTGGAATATCATAGCTGTTACTACAGCATGGATCAAAGGCGAAG GGGCAAAGATATGGTTACTTGCCATTATTTACTTCATAGCTGGGGTTCCAGGAGCCTATGTGCTGTGGTATCGTCCTCTGTATCGTGCTTTCAG GACTGAAAGTGCTATGAAGTATGGATGGTTTTTCCTGTTTTATTTG CTCCACATCGGCTTTTGCATAGTTGCTGCAGTTGCTCCCCCGATATTTTTCAAAGGAAAATCTCTTAC GGGTATTTTGCCTGCCATGGATGTTCTAAGCAGGCATGCTCTGGCTGGG ATATTCTACCTTGTTGGATTTGGATTATTTGTCGTTGAAACACTGGTCAGCATTGGGGTTCTACAG CAAGTGTACATGTACTTCCGAGGAAGCGGTAAAGAAGCTGAGATGAAGCGTGAAGCTGCACGAGGAGCAATGAGGGCTGCTCTATCATAA
- the LOC123230335 gene encoding uncharacterized protein LOC123230335 isoform X1: MKSDKPCHLLKRNSVSDGMKFGVKMKQVQFMGIICTVMLFIVYRTTYYQYKQTEMESKLNPFDTVKEFRFSSKRLKGLPHGMVQARSDLELKPLWSTSSARSKLHVSRNRNLLAIPVGIKLRDNVDAIVQKFLPENFTIILFHYDGNVDGWWDLDWSNNTIHIVAQNQTKWWFAKRFLHPDVVSFYDYIFLWDEDLGVENFDPGRYLEIVRSEGFEISQPALDPNSTDIHHKFTIRSRAKKFHRRVYDFKGSVKCTNVSEGPPCTGFVEGMAPVFSRSAWYCAWHLIQNDLVHGWGMDMKLGYCAQGDRTKNVGVIDSEYVVHQGIQTLGGGPPFKKAMKPEELAKKIRAAPVDLRAEIRRQSTWELQTFKNRWKKAIKEDKAWVDPFRRSSRLRKESRQDQ, from the exons ATGAAGTCTGATAAACCATGTCATTTGCTCAAAAGGAATTCTGTCTCTGATGGG ATGAAATTTGGAGTCAAGATGAAGCAAGTGCAATTTATGGGAATTATTTGTACAGTAATGTTGTTCATTGTATATAGGACCACCTATTATCAGTATAAACAAACAGAG ATGGAATCGAAATTGAATCCTTTTGACACGGTAAAG GAGTTTAGATTCTCTTCCAAGAGGTTAAAAGGTTTGCCCCATGGTATGGTACAAGCTAGATCAGATTTGGAGTTAAAGCCTCTATGGTCAACAAGTAGTGCACGGTCAAAG CTTCATGTTTCTAGAAACCGTAACTTACTGGCAATTCCAGTTGGTATCAAGCTGAGGGACAATGTCGATGCCATTGTGCAAAAG TTTCTTCCGGAGAATTTTACCATTATTCTATTCCATTATGATGGCAATGTGGATGGATGGTGGGATCTTGACTGGAGTAACAACACTATACACATAGTTGctcaaaaccaaacaaaatg GTGGTTTGCGAAACGCTTTTTGCATCCAGATGTTGTGTCGTTTTATGACTACATATTTCTGTGGGATGAAGATTTGGGGGTGGAGAATTTTGATCCCGGAAG aTACCTAGAAATTGTGAGATCAGAAGGTTTCGAGATATCCCAGCCAGCTTTGGATCCAAATTCAACAGATATACATCATAAATTTACTATTCGTTCAAGAGCAAAGAAGTTTCATAG AAGAGTCTATGACTTTAAAGGCAGTGTGAAGTGCACCAATGTTAGTGAGGGGCCACCTTGCACTGG ATTTGTGGAAGGTATGGCTCCAGTCTTTTCAAGATCTGCTTGGTATTGTGCTTGGCATCTTATACAG AACGATCTTGTCCACGGATGGGGAATGGATATGAAACTTGGGTATTGTGCACAG GGTGATCGCACAAAAAATGTTGGAGTTATTGATAGTGAGTATGTTGTTCATCAGGGCATACAAACTCTGGGTGGAGGGCCACCttttaaaaag GCTATGAAACCTGAAGAGTTAGCTAAG AAAATTCGTGCTGCACCTGTTGATCTACGAGCTGAG ATTAGAAGACAATCGACGTGGGAGCTTCAAACGTTTAAAAATCGGTGGAAAAAAGCCATCAAAGAGGACAAAGCCTGGGTAGATCCGTTTAGACGAAGCAGTAGACTAAGAAAAGAAAGTCGCCAAGATCAATGA